The Nitrospirota bacterium genome contains a region encoding:
- a CDS encoding Hsp70 family protein, with amino-acid sequence MDTPRYIVGIDLGTTNCVAGYIDTEEIRDDAPEIRLLAIPQVVEAGVVEARDMLSSFLYLPAGAELPEKSLSLPWEEEPHLVVGEFARKRGAEVPLRMVSSAKSWLSYPAVDRTAPLLPWHAPEEVPKLSPLEVSARYIDHIRNVWNHTIAGGNPDYLLENQAVLITVPASFDAVARDLTVRAAERAGLQQVTLLEEPQAALYAWISGSEESWRKQVAVGDVVLVCDIGGGTTDFSIIEVSEEKGALALRRVAVGEHILLGGDNMDLALAFSVRSRLAERNVPLDTKQTMGLVQQCREAKEIMLNDPASASRPVTVLGRGRSVVGGTITTELLREEMERVILEGFFPEASVTDAPSERRATGLRELGLQYAADTAVTRHLAKFLRQNVRTGEGEAAGGRSFIHPTKVLFNGGVTKAAVLRDRITRRLDAWLAAEQDGPVAVLSGIDPERAVALGAAYYGYAKRGRGVRIRAGAPRTYYIGVETSMPAVPGMPPPLKAICVVPFGMEEGTDFEIPGQEFGLIVGEPAVFRFLTSLTRKEDPPGAVIEEWDRDEIVELAPLETVLPAEGVEPGALAPVRLHSYLTETGSLELWCEATEAHNGRRGRWKLEFTVREEVAV; translated from the coding sequence ATGGATACCCCCCGCTACATTGTCGGCATTGACCTCGGCACCACGAATTGCGTGGCCGGGTATATCGATACGGAAGAGATCAGGGACGACGCTCCCGAGATACGCCTGCTCGCCATTCCCCAGGTGGTCGAGGCGGGCGTGGTCGAGGCGCGCGATATGCTCTCCTCCTTTCTCTATCTCCCTGCAGGTGCGGAGCTGCCGGAGAAGAGTCTCTCCCTCCCCTGGGAAGAGGAGCCGCACCTCGTCGTCGGCGAATTCGCCCGTAAGCGCGGAGCCGAGGTCCCGCTCCGCATGGTCTCTTCGGCAAAATCGTGGCTCAGCTATCCTGCCGTGGACAGGACCGCCCCCCTGCTGCCGTGGCATGCGCCCGAAGAGGTGCCGAAGCTCTCGCCGCTCGAGGTCTCGGCCCGCTACATCGATCATATCCGCAATGTCTGGAACCACACCATCGCCGGCGGAAATCCCGATTACCTCCTCGAAAACCAGGCCGTGCTCATCACCGTGCCCGCCTCGTTCGATGCCGTTGCCCGCGACCTGACCGTAAGGGCCGCTGAACGGGCGGGACTGCAGCAGGTCACGCTCCTCGAAGAGCCGCAGGCCGCGCTGTATGCCTGGATCAGCGGAAGCGAGGAGTCGTGGAGAAAACAGGTCGCAGTGGGCGATGTGGTGCTCGTCTGCGATATCGGCGGAGGCACCACCGACTTCAGCATCATCGAAGTGAGCGAAGAGAAAGGAGCCCTCGCGCTCAGGCGTGTGGCGGTGGGCGAGCATATCCTCCTCGGCGGCGACAATATGGACCTCGCCCTCGCCTTCTCGGTGCGCAGCCGCCTGGCGGAACGGAACGTCCCGCTCGATACGAAGCAGACCATGGGCCTCGTGCAGCAGTGCAGGGAGGCGAAGGAGATCATGCTGAACGATCCGGCCTCTGCCAGCCGGCCGGTCACGGTCCTCGGCAGGGGACGGAGCGTGGTGGGCGGGACGATCACGACCGAGCTCCTTCGCGAGGAGATGGAGCGGGTCATTCTCGAAGGCTTCTTTCCCGAGGCATCCGTCACCGATGCGCCCTCGGAGCGGAGGGCGACGGGGCTGAGAGAGCTGGGGCTGCAGTATGCAGCGGATACGGCGGTGACGCGCCACCTCGCCAAATTCCTGCGCCAGAACGTGCGCACGGGAGAGGGTGAGGCCGCAGGCGGAAGGAGCTTCATCCATCCGACGAAGGTACTCTTCAACGGCGGTGTCACCAAAGCGGCAGTCCTGCGCGACCGCATCACCCGCAGGCTCGATGCGTGGCTCGCGGCAGAGCAGGACGGGCCGGTGGCGGTGCTCTCGGGCATAGACCCCGAACGCGCCGTCGCCCTCGGCGCAGCCTACTACGGCTATGCAAAACGGGGGAGAGGGGTCAGGATACGCGCCGGCGCTCCGCGGACCTACTACATCGGCGTCGAGACCTCCATGCCTGCAGTGCCGGGCATGCCTCCTCCCCTGAAGGCGATCTGCGTCGTCCCCTTCGGCATGGAAGAGGGGACCGATTTCGAGATCCCTGGACAGGAGTTCGGCCTGATCGTGGGAGAGCCCGCGGTCTTCCGGTTCCTCACGTCGCTGACGAGAAAAGAGGACCCTCCCGGCGCCGTAATCGAAGAATGGGACAGGGACGAGATCGTCGAGCTCGCGCCCCTCGAGACCGTGCTGCCCGCAGAGGGCGTCGAGCCCGGCGCACTGGCGCCGGTGCGCCTCCATAGCTATCTCACCGAGACGGGCAGCCTCGAGCTCTGGTGCGAAGCGACCGAGGCGCACAACGGCCGGAGAGGCAGATGGAAGCTCGAGTTCACCGTGCGGGAGGAAGTCGCGGTGTGA
- a CDS encoding DUF2760 domain-containing protein, producing MLSRGTALASLVAVTLVAMLAVAFAVPALSEQPPAQRVVLLLIAGVVLSAIFAVIVSKALKSAPARPPEAPPATAALEPVKAPPAEQVSFEPGAVQALSLLQKEGRLIDFLMEDISGFDDRQVGAAVRNIHKECRKAIAEHMDIEPVLPEREGDEVVVREGFDPSALRLTGTVVGPPPFKGTVRHSGWKISAMRMPPIPKSQAPHIVEPAEVEIR from the coding sequence ATGCTTTCACGAGGAACAGCACTAGCTTCCCTGGTGGCCGTTACGCTTGTCGCCATGCTTGCCGTCGCCTTTGCGGTCCCCGCCCTCTCGGAGCAGCCGCCTGCGCAGCGCGTGGTGCTGCTGCTCATCGCCGGGGTGGTCCTCTCGGCGATATTCGCCGTGATCGTCTCGAAGGCTTTGAAGAGCGCCCCTGCGAGGCCGCCGGAAGCGCCTCCTGCGACGGCGGCGCTGGAGCCCGTGAAGGCTCCTCCTGCCGAACAGGTCTCCTTCGAGCCCGGAGCCGTCCAGGCGCTCTCGCTCCTGCAGAAGGAGGGCCGCCTCATCGACTTTCTCATGGAGGACATAAGCGGGTTCGATGACCGGCAGGTAGGCGCCGCGGTCAGGAATATTCACAAGGAGTGCCGGAAGGCGATAGCGGAGCACATGGATATCGAGCCGGTACTGCCGGAGCGCGAAGGCGACGAGGTGGTCGTCAGGGAGGGGTTCGATCCATCAGCCCTGCGCCTCACCGGCACTGTCGTCGGACCGCCTCCCTTCAAGGGAACGGTGCGCCACAGCGGCTGGAAGATCTCGGCAATGCGCATGCCGCCTATACCGAAGAGCCAGGCCCCGCACATCGTCGAGCCTGCAGAGGTCGAGATAAGGTGA
- a CDS encoding YqhA family protein, with protein MFRRFERIIERILWESRLVILLAVVASILAALLLVVIGSYDILHVLADAAYAFGDASVYAAFHKTAITHIIGALDAYLIATVLIIFGIGLYELFISKIEHIENDTRSSKILVIHSLDQLKEKLAKVIIMVLIVTFFKHAVNFSYGDIMSILALSAGIFLVALSIYLTHKKHGGKEE; from the coding sequence ATGTTCCGGCGCTTTGAACGGATTATCGAGAGAATACTCTGGGAGAGCAGGCTCGTCATCCTGCTCGCCGTGGTCGCGAGCATACTCGCCGCACTGCTGCTCGTCGTCATCGGGAGTTATGACATCCTCCATGTGCTCGCCGATGCCGCGTACGCCTTCGGCGACGCATCGGTCTACGCTGCGTTTCACAAGACAGCCATCACCCACATTATCGGGGCCCTCGACGCATACCTGATCGCCACGGTGCTGATCATCTTCGGCATCGGGCTGTACGAGCTCTTCATCAGCAAGATCGAGCATATCGAGAACGATACCAGGTCGTCGAAGATCCTCGTCATCCACTCGCTCGACCAGCTCAAGGAGAAGCTCGCGAAGGTCATCATCATGGTCCTGATCGTCACCTTCTTCAAACACGCGGTGAACTTCAGCTACGGGGACATCATGAGCATCCTCGCCCTCAGCGCAGGCATCTTCCTCGTCGCCCTCTCCATCTATCTGACCCACAAGAAACACGGCGGCAAAGAAGAGTAG
- a CDS encoding alpha/beta hydrolase, whose product MDPSAITESRVKAGGVSFFMRSAGSGAPGRPVVVMVHGMIVSSWYWAPALRELAPLCTACAPDLPGYGRSQKLAHALPVPDLADALGAWMDAAGIASASMIGNSYGCAVVTEFAVRYPSRIRRAVLQGPTTDEEARRFLIQLLRFIRTAPYESPSLPLGMVRDYRAAGWPVVVETIRQALRDPIEKRLPLVRIPALVVRGTRDYVSPQRWAERVTSLLPDGRLAVIPGGGHGVNYSRAREFVGVIRPFLEL is encoded by the coding sequence ATGGACCCGTCAGCTATAACGGAATCGCGGGTGAAGGCAGGGGGCGTGAGCTTTTTCATGCGGAGCGCCGGGTCCGGCGCACCCGGCCGGCCGGTGGTCGTCATGGTGCACGGGATGATCGTATCGAGCTGGTACTGGGCCCCTGCGCTCAGGGAGCTCGCTCCCCTCTGTACTGCCTGCGCCCCCGATCTGCCGGGGTACGGAAGGAGCCAGAAGCTCGCCCACGCCCTGCCGGTGCCGGACCTGGCGGATGCGCTCGGGGCGTGGATGGACGCCGCCGGTATCGCTTCGGCAAGTATGATCGGCAACTCGTACGGATGCGCGGTGGTCACCGAGTTCGCGGTGCGGTACCCTTCGAGGATCCGGCGCGCCGTGCTCCAGGGCCCCACCACGGACGAGGAGGCCCGCCGTTTCCTCATCCAGCTCCTTCGCTTCATACGTACCGCTCCGTATGAGTCGCCCTCCCTTCCCCTCGGGATGGTGCGGGACTACCGGGCCGCGGGCTGGCCGGTGGTCGTCGAGACGATCCGCCAGGCCCTCCGCGATCCGATCGAGAAGCGGCTTCCCCTCGTGAGAATTCCCGCCCTGGTAGTGCGCGGCACGAGGGACTATGTATCGCCCCAGCGCTGGGCGGAACGGGTGACCTCGCTGCTGCCGGACGGGCGGCTGGCGGTCATTCCGGGAGGCGGGCACGGTGTCAACTATTCGAGGGCGAGGGAGTTTGTCGGAGTGATACGGCCTTTCCTGGAACTGTAG
- a CDS encoding GNAT family N-acetyltransferase — protein sequence MDETYTFVAKDGREVTLRPAVPADAAEIINTVRSTSLERSYVLMEEYGRNAASEEAYIRDMDRQHNLLLVAVADGAVIGSLAALQADGGGRPQTAHVLNIGLHIAKEYRGHGIGTEMLKYTAAWARERGFTKLEAAIFTTNKRSLNLFRKAGFVEDGTRQKQIRVGKNYIDEVYMGMFLE from the coding sequence ATGGATGAGACGTACACGTTCGTGGCAAAGGATGGCAGGGAGGTCACCCTCAGGCCGGCGGTTCCCGCCGATGCCGCCGAGATCATCAACACCGTCAGGTCCACGTCCCTCGAACGGAGCTATGTGCTGATGGAGGAGTACGGCAGAAACGCGGCATCCGAAGAGGCGTACATCAGGGACATGGACCGGCAGCACAACCTGCTCCTCGTGGCGGTTGCCGACGGCGCGGTCATCGGGAGTCTCGCCGCGCTCCAGGCCGACGGCGGTGGCCGGCCGCAGACCGCCCATGTCCTCAATATCGGACTGCATATAGCGAAGGAGTATCGCGGTCACGGCATCGGTACGGAGATGCTGAAGTATACCGCGGCATGGGCCAGGGAGCGGGGTTTCACAAAGCTCGAGGCTGCCATCTTTACGACCAACAAGCGTTCCCTCAATCTCTTCCGCAAGGCCGGGTTTGTCGAGGACGGCACCCGGCAGAAGCAGATCCGCGTCGGGAAGAACTACATCGACGAGGTCTACATGGGGATGTTCCTGGAGTAG
- a CDS encoding ABC transporter permease has protein sequence MLKRMALLIPLLLGVTLFAFFLLKSLPGDIVTSLVGERASPESIERIRKELGADRGFFAQYTGYLKLLATGDFGRSYYTSREVLPDIAAKFPNTLKLAFAAMLVTVPSGILLGVAAAYRRGGLLEKGIDAFSLAGVSVPVFWSALMVMIVFSLKLKLLPPSGTGDLRFLVLPATVLAIPATATLVRVTKATVADIMTMPFVNTARAKGIPAKRIGAVHVLKNALIPIVTIIGLDFGSYLNGAVVTETIFGWDGIGRFTMEGILKRDYPVIMGCIIAGTVIFVMINLVTDILYHYLDPRVRLDARER, from the coding sequence ATTCTCAAGAGAATGGCGCTGCTCATCCCCCTTCTGCTCGGGGTGACTCTCTTTGCCTTCTTCCTCCTCAAATCGCTTCCCGGAGATATCGTGACGAGTCTCGTCGGGGAGCGGGCGAGCCCGGAGAGCATCGAGCGCATCAGGAAGGAGCTCGGCGCGGACCGGGGATTCTTTGCCCAGTATACGGGGTACCTGAAGCTGCTCGCGACCGGGGATTTCGGCAGATCCTACTATACCAGCAGGGAAGTGCTGCCCGACATCGCGGCGAAGTTCCCCAATACGCTGAAGCTCGCCTTTGCCGCGATGCTCGTGACCGTGCCCTCCGGCATCCTCCTCGGCGTCGCCGCCGCCTATAGGCGAGGCGGCCTTCTCGAAAAGGGCATCGACGCCTTCTCTCTCGCCGGTGTGAGTGTTCCCGTGTTCTGGAGCGCGCTCATGGTGATGATCGTCTTCAGCCTGAAGCTGAAGCTCCTGCCTCCCTCGGGCACCGGCGACCTCCGGTTCCTCGTGCTTCCCGCGACGGTCCTGGCGATCCCCGCAACCGCGACCCTGGTGCGGGTGACCAAAGCCACCGTCGCCGACATCATGACGATGCCCTTCGTGAATACGGCCAGGGCCAAGGGCATTCCGGCGAAGAGGATAGGGGCGGTCCATGTGCTCAAGAATGCGCTGATCCCCATCGTCACGATCATAGGCCTCGACTTCGGCAGCTACCTGAACGGCGCGGTGGTGACCGAGACGATCTTCGGATGGGACGGCATAGGGCGCTTTACGATGGAAGGCATACTGAAGCGGGATTATCCGGTCATCATGGGCTGCATCATTGCCGGTACGGTCATCTTCGTCATGATCAACCTCGTGACCGACATCCTGTACCACTATCTCGACCCGAGGGTCCGTCTCGATGCGAGGGAAAGGTAG
- a CDS encoding ABC transporter permease, translated as MPLSLLVVLALLAASLCAPLLPLDDPNGIDLDALKQAPSLSHPFGTDTKGRDVLSRVIHGAKISIGVAALAAFIAAAIGFVVGLTAGYFGGRFDTAVTAVVDFVLSFPSLLLAIAISVILPPGITTVMIALAAVGWTSFARLVRGHVLTIRDAAFVDAARAAGCSTMRILFVHIAPLCIPLSLVLMGIKLGGFMLTEATLSFLGLGAQPPTPTWGSMISANRTYILTAPWMVFYPGLVLSITAFCFNRMGEVLKRRFEVRDAEA; from the coding sequence GTGCCGCTGTCGCTCCTGGTGGTCCTCGCTCTCCTCGCTGCCTCGCTCTGCGCCCCCCTGCTCCCGCTCGACGACCCGAACGGCATCGACCTCGATGCATTGAAGCAGGCGCCGAGCCTTTCCCATCCTTTCGGGACGGATACGAAGGGCAGGGATGTGCTCTCGCGGGTGATCCACGGAGCGAAGATATCGATCGGCGTGGCGGCGCTCGCCGCCTTTATCGCTGCGGCCATCGGGTTCGTGGTCGGCCTGACCGCAGGCTATTTCGGCGGCAGGTTCGATACGGCGGTGACGGCGGTCGTCGACTTCGTGCTCTCCTTTCCCTCCCTGCTCCTCGCCATCGCCATCTCGGTCATCCTTCCTCCGGGCATCACGACGGTCATGATCGCGCTGGCGGCAGTCGGATGGACTTCCTTTGCGCGGCTCGTGCGGGGCCATGTGCTGACGATCAGGGATGCGGCCTTCGTCGATGCTGCGCGGGCGGCGGGGTGCAGCACGATGCGTATCCTCTTCGTGCATATCGCGCCGCTCTGTATTCCCTTGAGTCTCGTCCTGATGGGGATTAAACTGGGGGGCTTTATGCTCACCGAAGCGACCCTCAGCTTCCTCGGGCTCGGCGCGCAGCCGCCGACGCCGACCTGGGGCTCGATGATCAGCGCCAACCGCACGTATATCCTGACAGCACCGTGGATGGTCTTCTATCCCGGACTGGTGCTGTCGATAACGGCCTTCTGTTTCAATCGGATGGGGGAGGTGCTGAAAAGGAGATTCGAGGTGCGGGACGCCGAAGCGTGA
- the dksA gene encoding RNA polymerase-binding protein DksA — MKGKDKAKPAESSSSREKKIQDIKKKLAEQREALLNEAGMALNELPDESIFPELGDQASAEIDRNFMLKLRGRERKLLKKIEEAIEKIDSGVYGICDTCGEEINIKRLEARPVTTMCIECKTEQEEEEKLRER; from the coding sequence ATGAAAGGCAAGGACAAGGCAAAACCGGCGGAAAGCAGCTCGTCACGGGAGAAGAAGATCCAGGATATAAAGAAGAAGCTCGCCGAGCAGCGCGAGGCGCTGCTCAACGAAGCGGGCATGGCGCTCAACGAGCTCCCCGACGAGAGCATCTTCCCCGAACTGGGCGACCAGGCGTCTGCTGAAATAGACAGGAATTTCATGCTCAAGCTGAGGGGAAGAGAGAGAAAGCTCCTCAAGAAGATAGAAGAAGCGATTGAGAAGATCGACTCCGGCGTCTACGGTATCTGCGATACCTGCGGCGAAGAGATCAATATCAAGCGGCTCGAAGCACGGCCGGTAACCACCATGTGCATCGAGTGCAAGACCGAGCAGGAAGAGGAAGAGAAACTGCGCGAGCGGTAG
- a CDS encoding integration host factor subunit alpha, translated as MTKADIVNYVFEKVGLPRNEAQDIVETVFDSIKQTLIAGESIKVSGFGTFNVRKKNSRIGRNPKTKEEVEITPRRVVTFKASDQLKEAVEKV; from the coding sequence ATGACCAAGGCAGATATCGTCAACTACGTTTTTGAAAAGGTGGGACTTCCGAGAAACGAGGCACAGGATATAGTAGAAACGGTCTTTGACTCCATCAAACAGACCCTTATCGCCGGTGAATCGATAAAGGTTTCGGGGTTCGGCACGTTCAACGTACGGAAGAAGAACTCGCGGATCGGAAGGAATCCCAAGACCAAGGAGGAGGTCGAGATCACGCCGCGGCGGGTCGTCACCTTCAAGGCGAGCGACCAGCTCAAGGAAGCGGTGGAGAAGGTGTGA
- a CDS encoding MerR family transcriptional regulator, whose translation MHDAYESPQTLRLFPEKLFYKIGEVSRLVGVESYVLRYWETEFSFLKPRKSKSGQRVYTRADIDLVLQIKKLLYEEKYTIDGVRRKFGAAAEPPHTTLSLVADAAAETVESPAEQDAGRRKEGSARSADTEEVLTLVKSRLKEILQHHFGA comes from the coding sequence ATGCACGATGCGTACGAGTCGCCGCAGACCCTGAGGCTTTTCCCGGAGAAGCTCTTTTACAAGATCGGGGAAGTCAGCAGGCTGGTCGGCGTTGAATCCTACGTCTTGAGATACTGGGAGACGGAGTTCTCCTTTCTCAAGCCGCGGAAGAGCAAATCCGGACAGCGTGTCTATACGCGAGCGGATATCGATCTGGTCCTCCAGATCAAGAAGCTCCTCTATGAGGAGAAGTACACCATCGACGGGGTGCGGCGCAAGTTCGGCGCAGCCGCAGAGCCCCCGCACACGACACTCTCCCTCGTGGCCGATGCGGCCGCAGAGACTGTCGAGAGTCCCGCAGAACAAGACGCAGGGCGGCGGAAAGAGGGCAGCGCTCGCAGCGCTGATACTGAAGAGGTCCTCACCCTGGTCAAGTCGAGACTCAAGGAAATTCTCCAGCACCATTTCGGGGCGTAG